In a single window of the Flavobacterium sp. W4I14 genome:
- a CDS encoding glycerol kinase (product_source=KO:K00864; cath_funfam=3.30.420.40; cog=COG0554; ko=KO:K00864; pfam=PF00370,PF02782; superfamily=53067; tigrfam=TIGR01311): MSKYILSIDQGTTSSRAIIFNHNGEIVAIAQREFTQIYPKAGWVEHDPMEIWSTQLAVVTEVIVKAGLTVGDIDSIGITNQRETTVVWDKETGQPIYNAIVWQDRRTSAYCDEIKAQGLANKIQEKTGLIIDSYFSATKARWILENVAGAREKAEAGKLAFGTIDTWLIWKLTAGEKHVTDVSNASRTMLYNIHTLSWDDELLELFSIPKAMLPEVKSSSEVYGETAGRILAAKIPIAGIAGDQQSALFGQMCTEIGMVKNTYGTGCFMLMNIGSKPKISANNLLTTIAWQINGEVNYALEGSIFIGGAVVQWLRDEMGLISKSADVETLAKKVKDTDGVYVVPAFAGLGAPHWDQHARGTITGLTRGTNKSHIARAALESIAYQTMDVLKAMEADAGVNIAELRVDGGATANDLLMQFQADLLNCKVIRPDVTEVTAIGAAYLAGLATGFWKSIDQIRSQWKINRTFVAEEGIDNTERIKGWNRAIKAARVNAED; this comes from the coding sequence ATGAGTAAATACATCTTGTCTATCGATCAGGGAACCACAAGTTCGAGAGCAATTATTTTTAATCACAATGGCGAAATTGTTGCCATTGCACAACGAGAATTCACACAGATTTATCCCAAAGCCGGCTGGGTAGAGCACGATCCAATGGAAATCTGGTCGACACAATTGGCTGTTGTAACAGAAGTGATTGTTAAAGCAGGTTTAACTGTAGGCGATATCGATTCTATTGGCATTACCAACCAGCGTGAAACCACTGTGGTTTGGGATAAAGAAACCGGACAACCGATATACAATGCCATTGTTTGGCAAGACAGGCGTACTTCTGCCTATTGCGATGAAATTAAAGCACAAGGACTGGCCAATAAAATACAGGAAAAAACAGGACTGATTATAGACTCTTATTTCTCGGCTACTAAGGCTAGATGGATCTTAGAAAATGTTGCCGGGGCAAGGGAAAAAGCAGAAGCTGGAAAACTTGCTTTCGGAACCATCGATACCTGGTTAATCTGGAAATTAACAGCAGGCGAAAAACATGTAACCGATGTCAGTAATGCATCACGAACGATGCTCTATAACATCCACACTTTAAGCTGGGACGATGAATTGCTTGAGCTTTTTTCGATACCGAAAGCCATGCTTCCTGAAGTAAAATCATCAAGTGAAGTTTATGGTGAAACCGCAGGACGTATATTGGCAGCAAAAATCCCTATTGCAGGGATAGCCGGAGATCAGCAATCTGCTTTATTCGGGCAAATGTGCACCGAAATCGGGATGGTAAAAAACACTTATGGTACTGGCTGTTTTATGCTGATGAATATCGGGTCGAAGCCAAAAATATCAGCCAATAATCTATTGACTACTATTGCCTGGCAAATTAATGGTGAAGTAAATTACGCTTTAGAAGGGAGTATTTTTATTGGTGGTGCGGTGGTACAGTGGCTTCGCGATGAAATGGGACTCATTTCTAAATCGGCAGATGTAGAAACTTTAGCTAAAAAAGTAAAAGATACAGATGGCGTTTATGTTGTTCCTGCTTTTGCAGGGTTAGGTGCTCCACACTGGGACCAACATGCCCGTGGCACCATAACAGGACTAACACGGGGTACAAACAAATCGCATATTGCAAGGGCAGCCTTAGAAAGTATTGCCTATCAAACCATGGATGTTTTAAAAGCTATGGAAGCAGATGCAGGCGTAAATATTGCCGAATTAAGAGTAGATGGTGGCGCTACAGCTAACGATTTATTGATGCAGTTTCAGGCCGATTTATTAAACTGCAAAGTAATCAGACCCGATGTAACCGAGGTTACTGCTATTGGTGCTGCATACCTGGCCGGATTAGCCACTGGTTTCTGGAAAAGTATAGATCAGATCCGCTCGCAATGGAAAATCAACAGAACTTTTGTTGCTGAGGAAGGAATTGATAATACGGAAAGAATAAAGGGCTGGAATAGGGCTATAAAAGCAGCCAGGGTAAATGCAGAAGACTAA
- a CDS encoding glycerol uptake facilitator protein (product_source=KO:K02440; cath_funfam=1.20.1080.10; cog=COG0580; ko=KO:K02440; pfam=PF00230; superfamily=81338; tigrfam=TIGR00861; transmembrane_helix_parts=Inside_1_4,TMhelix_5_27,Outside_28_36,TMhelix_37_59,Inside_60_79,TMhelix_80_102,Outside_103_129,TMhelix_130_152,Inside_153_164,TMhelix_165_187,Outside_188_220,TMhelix_221_243,Inside_244_245), translated as MNVYLAEFIGTALMILLGNGVVANVVLKGTKGNDSGWIVITTAWALAVFVGVVVAGPYSGAHLNPIVTLGLAIGKGFSWALVPFYIIAQLAGAMTGSFLVWLIYKDHFDATDDQGLKAAPFATAPAIRNMSSNLISEIIGTFVLIFVIFYFTDASMGTKETVTPIGLGSMGAIPVAFLVWVIGLALGGTTGYAINPARDLGPRIVHFLIPMKGKGSSDWSYAWVPIIGPIIGSVLAAVAFLLISK; from the coding sequence ATGAATGTATATCTCGCAGAATTTATTGGTACTGCACTAATGATTCTTTTAGGAAATGGTGTAGTGGCTAACGTAGTACTTAAAGGTACTAAAGGCAACGATAGTGGTTGGATTGTAATTACAACCGCCTGGGCACTTGCCGTATTTGTAGGGGTTGTTGTTGCCGGCCCGTACAGTGGGGCGCACTTAAATCCGATTGTAACCCTCGGACTTGCCATCGGAAAGGGATTCAGCTGGGCATTGGTGCCATTTTATATTATTGCACAACTGGCTGGCGCAATGACAGGATCTTTCCTGGTTTGGCTTATTTACAAAGATCATTTCGATGCCACGGATGACCAAGGTTTAAAGGCTGCACCTTTTGCAACCGCGCCAGCCATCAGAAATATGTCGTCAAATTTGATATCCGAAATTATTGGCACTTTCGTTTTAATCTTTGTGATCTTTTATTTTACTGATGCGAGTATGGGCACTAAAGAAACGGTTACCCCTATTGGCTTAGGCTCAATGGGTGCAATCCCGGTAGCGTTTTTGGTGTGGGTAATTGGTTTGGCGTTAGGTGGAACAACCGGATATGCTATTAACCCGGCAAGAGATTTAGGACCCCGGATTGTTCACTTTTTAATCCCAATGAAAGGAAAAGGAAGTAGCGACTGGAGTTATGCCTGGGTACCTATTATTGGACCGATAATCGGCTCAGTATTAGCTGCTGTGGCCTTTTTGTTGATTAGTAAGTAA
- a CDS encoding zinc protease (product_source=KO:K07263; cath_funfam=3.30.830.10; cleavage_site_network=SignalP-noTM; cog=COG0612; ko=KO:K07263; pfam=PF00675,PF05193; superfamily=63411) — protein sequence MKRFIFFINFILVFHIANAQTKAVSFDVNGLKVILKSTQKETVSMSMFFKGGVMNYNAERAGIENLALASAATCGTKNYSVVDYQELADEYGIDISGSSTTDYGTISMDCISKYLDQGWKLFSDAVINPAFDKTEFQTTKERMITGIYHSQSDPETRIEQLSMESMFKDSPYSTNPLGTSKTVGSFTAEVVSNYYHNELLNKNKMFLVVAGNITKEELEKKIQASFSALKGKIYTPPVYDRKTLTGEHLVIEQRDIATNYMSCIMNAPTMTNTDYYAFVLTINALSGTMNYELRTKLGLSYAPGATVKLQQIPYTSMFVSTTQPKKAFKAMITVYNNIKEGKYGERYLEALKKEHRDRYYRHQESASSIVKDLGEAEVLGDYSITENMVANFNKVSLQDMKDSFGKYLKGAIWIYLGDEQVGRAAFQ from the coding sequence TTTTTATAAACTTTATCTTAGTTTTTCACATTGCCAACGCACAAACCAAGGCCGTTTCATTTGATGTAAACGGTTTAAAGGTGATTTTAAAGTCTACCCAGAAGGAAACGGTTAGTATGAGCATGTTTTTTAAAGGCGGTGTAATGAATTATAATGCGGAAAGGGCAGGAATTGAAAATCTGGCTTTGGCATCTGCGGCTACCTGTGGTACTAAAAATTACAGCGTTGTTGATTATCAGGAGTTGGCTGATGAATACGGTATTGATATTTCTGGTTCATCTACAACTGATTATGGTACCATTAGCATGGACTGTATTTCTAAGTATCTTGACCAAGGCTGGAAACTTTTTTCGGATGCTGTAATTAATCCGGCTTTTGATAAAACAGAATTTCAAACCACTAAAGAACGTATGATTACGGGTATTTATCATAGTCAATCTGATCCTGAAACAAGGATTGAGCAATTGAGCATGGAAAGTATGTTTAAAGATTCGCCTTATAGCACTAATCCTTTGGGCACAAGCAAAACTGTTGGAAGTTTTACTGCCGAAGTGGTTAGTAATTATTACCATAACGAATTGTTGAACAAGAACAAAATGTTTTTGGTCGTAGCAGGGAACATCACAAAAGAAGAACTTGAAAAGAAAATTCAAGCTTCTTTCAGCGCGCTTAAAGGAAAAATTTACACGCCACCAGTTTACGATCGTAAAACTTTAACAGGGGAGCACCTGGTAATCGAACAAAGAGATATTGCCACGAATTACATGAGTTGTATTATGAATGCCCCAACCATGACAAATACTGATTATTATGCTTTTGTGTTAACCATTAACGCATTAAGTGGTACTATGAATTATGAACTGAGAACTAAACTGGGTTTATCATATGCGCCAGGAGCAACCGTTAAATTACAACAGATTCCATATACTTCTATGTTTGTAAGTACCACTCAACCTAAAAAAGCTTTTAAAGCGATGATTACGGTATACAATAACATTAAAGAAGGAAAGTACGGTGAACGTTATCTTGAGGCATTAAAAAAAGAACATCGGGATAGATACTACAGGCACCAGGAAAGTGCAAGTTCGATTGTAAAAGATTTGGGTGAAGCTGAAGTGCTTGGCGATTATAGTATTACTGAAAATATGGTAGCCAATTTCAACAAAGTAAGCTTGCAGGACATGAAAGATTCTTTCGGAAAATATTTAAAAGGTGCCATTTGGATATACCTGGGCGATGAACAGGTAGGTAGGGCAGCGTTTCAATAA